The sequence GCTGGGTCACAACTATTGCTTGAACCGGATGTCTCCCCTCCTCCGAACTGGGGTTTTGGGCGTTGTGTTGGGCTTTGACCCGCCTTTCTGCCATACTTAGCCCAAAGTTCAGCGCGGCTCGCGATTTCATCGCGGTCACCGCCAGCGCGAACTCAACAAAGATTTGCTCGGAAGCGAGCATGAGCGCGTTTTTTTGAACGCATAGAGGATTTGGTACTAGATATGGCTATTGAGCCAAAAACGCCGCGCAAGCGTGCGGCTAAGAAAGCTACCGCTGTAGTTTCAACCGATACGGGTGAAATAGCGACAAAAAAGACCCCCGTTAAGAAGAGCGCTGCGGCGATTCCCGTTCCCATGTTCCAGGCAGCCCCGGTGGCGCAGGCGAAACCGGCCCGTGTTTCCCGAGCCAAGGCTGCAACCGAGGAAAGCGCCCCAGAGAGCGTCGTCAAGAAGGCCACGTCACGGAAGAAAGCGGTTCCAGCCGTCATTCCCGTTGCAACTGAGCCGGAAGCGGCAAGTTCAGCCGACTCAGAAGGGCGCGGTCGCCGCCGTCGCAGAGGCGGCCGCGGTCGCCGCCGTCCAAACGAGTTAGATGTTGAGTCCACCGAATCTGATGTTGGAGATTCCGAGTCCGAAAAAAGCGCCACCCACCGACGACGTCGACGCCGTTCATCCACTGATGGAGTCACACCGGGTGAGACCGTAGAAGAAGATGGCGTCATCACAGTTGTAAAGGTGCGTGAACCGCGCGAGCCTCGTGAGGTTCGCGAACGTCCAGCCCGTGGTGCAGCCCGCGATCGAGCACCTCGTCGTACTCGTGAAGCGCGAAGTGAATATCGCGAGCCGTATCGCAAGCGCGGAACAATCATTACCGAAGGCGAATTCCTGGCACGTCGTGAGAATGTCGACCGTGAGATGTTGGTCCGTCAAATAGGAGATCGCACGCAGATCTGCGTCATCGAAGACAAGGTCATGGTTGAGCACTACGTCAACCGTCACACCAACGTTTCATACGTCGGCAATGTTTATTTGGGTCGCGTACAGAATGTTCTTCCCAGCATGGAAGCGGCATTCGTCGATATTGGAAAGGGCCGCAACGCAGTTCTTTATGCAGCTGAAGTGAATTGGGATGCTGCTGGCATTTCTGACTCACAACCGCGCAAAATTGAAATGGTTTTGAAGACCGGACAACCAGTGCTCGTCCAGGTGACGAAGGATCCGATCGGACAGAAAGGCGCTCGCCTAACAAGTCAGATCAGCCTTCCCGGTCGATATTTGGTCTACGTGCCAGGTGGTGGAATGAGCGGTATCAGCCGTCGACTTCCGGAACCAGAGCGCGCACGATTAAAAACAATCCTCAAAGCCGTTGTTCCGGATGAAGCGGGCGTCATTGTCCGCACCGCGGCAGAAGGAACAAGCGATGCGGAAATCGAAGCAGATGTAGCGCGACTGAAAACCCAGTGGGATGACATCGTTGCAAAATCTGAAAACCCAAATTTTCATGCACCAGCACTTCTTTATTCAGAGCCTGATCTCGCAGTCCGTGTTATTCGCGATATTTTCAATGAAGATTTCCGCAAGCTCACCATTCAAGGAAATGATGCATGGGAAGAGATCAACAACTATCTCGGCTTCATTGCACCAGAGCTCACTTCAAAGATTGAGAAGTGGACGGGTTTGGGAGATCTCTTCACCGATTATCGAGTAGATGAGCAATTGGCCAAAGCATTTGATCGCAAGGTTTATCTACCTTCAGGTGGATCTCTGGTTATCGATCGCACGGAGGCAATGATTGTTATCGACGTCAACACCGGAAAATTTATCGGTAAGGGCGGAAGCCTGGAAGAGACGGTTACCAAGAACAACTTGGAAGCAGCCGAAGAAATTTCTCGACAACTGCGCCTGCGTGACCTCGGTGGCATTATCGTCATCGACTTCATCGACATGATTCTCGAATCTAACCGCGAGTTGGTTCTGCGTCGCCTTGTCGAATGTCTCGGGCGTGATCGCACCAAGCATCAGGTTGCCGAAGTGACTTCGCTCGGTCTGGTTCAGATGACTCGCAAGCGAGTTGGGCAAGGTCTCATTGAAGCCTTCTCGACCCCGTGCGAAACTTGCGGCGGCCGCGGAATACATATTCAGACCGATCCCGTGAAGGCTCGTCCATCTCTTCCCTTTGGAGGACAGAATGGCCTGGGCGATGTTCATGATGCCATTGAGCATGAAGTTACTGAGATGGAAGAGGTCGAACTTGAGGTGGAGTCGGGTGAGGATTACGAAGCCTCCGGGGAGAGCGAAACTGCGGAAATGCCACATGTTGTGACTCCAGAACCAGCAAAGGGACGACGCCGTCGTCGCGCGGCAAGTTCGGGAGTAATCACACCAGGCGCCTAACTTTGGGAGCCTGGTCCAGGTCCAAAATGAGCCTATAAATGGGTCTCAGTTTGACCCAGGGGGTCAAACTTCCGTACCCTAAGCCTCTGCTTAGTGGTCTTTTTATCCTAGAAGTGCCGAATAAGCGTGAAAGCCAAAAGAACTGGAGTTGTTACGTGTACGCAATCGTGAAGGCTGGCGGACGCCAAGAAAAGGTCGCCGTCGGAGACACCGTGACTGTCGATCGTATCGACGCCGCGGCAGGATCCACCGTAACTTTCCCCGCAGTTCTCGTCGTTGACGGTGCAACCGTCACGACCGACCCAAAGGTCCTCTCCGGCGTAAAAGTTATGGCCGAGATCGTGGATGAGACCAAGGGCAAGAAGATCGACATTCTTCGTTACAAGAACAAGACCGGCTACCGCCGTCGTCAGGGTTTCCGTTCGAAGAACACACGCGTACTTATCACTGCCATCAACGGCATGAACTAAGGAGTTGAGAGATGGCAAGTAAAAAAGGCGTTTCATCGACACGAAATGGTCGCGACTCAAACGCGCAATACCTCGGAATTAAGCGCTTCGGCGGACAGGTAGTCAAGAACGGCGAGATCCTCGTGCGTCAGCGTGGCACCCACTTCCACCCAGGCGCAAACGTAGGACGCGGCAAGGACGACACACTTTTTGCAATGGCAGCTGGCGCAGTTGAATTCGGTCGCGCGCGCGGACGTCGCGTTGTGAATGTGGTCCCCGTCGCCTAGTTCTCGGTACTCATAAATGAGCGGGCCGTGCATGCGGACCCGCTCTTTTATTTTTACGGAGCATTTAAAATTTAAGGACTACTTACCGACAATCGAAGGGAGCAGAGATGACAACATTCGTTGATCAAGTCACGCTCTTCGCCTCTGCCGGAAAGGGCGGCGATGGATGCGTCTCCGTGCACCGCGAGAAGTTCAAACCCCTCGGTGGTCCAGATGGTGGCAATGGAGGACGCGGCGGAGATATCAAACTCATTGTCGATCCAAACGTCACAACACTTCTTGATTACCACCACTCACCACATCGCAAGGCAACGTCCGGTCGCGCAGGATACGGCGATCGCAAAGATGGACCTGCAGGTGAAGATCTCACTCTTAAAGTTCCCAACGGCACTGTTGTCTTCGATGATAAAGGCAATCAACTTGCCGACTTGGTCGGCAACGGGACTGTCTTTATTGCAGCGCAGGGCGGACACGGTGGCCTGGGCAACTTGGCGTTGGCCTCCTCCAAACGTCGCGCACCCGGCTTTGCGCTGCTTGGCGAGCCAGGCGAAGAACGCAAACTCATTCTCGAGCTCAAGAGTGTTGCCGATATCGCACTCGTGGGTTACCCAAGCGCTGGAAAGTCTTCTCTTATTGCAGCCATGTCGAAGGCTCGTCCCAAGATCGCGGATTATCCATTCACCACCCTTATTCCCAACCTCGGCGTAGTGGAGGCGGGGGAGACTCGCTTTACTGTCGCTGACGTTCCTGGACTTATTCCTGGTGCAAGCCAAGGTAAAGGCTTGGGACATGAATTTCTCCGTCACGTCGAACGTTGCGCCGCGCTCGTTCAGGTTCTGGATTGTGGCACGCTAGAAACAGATCGCAATCCGATCCAAGATTTAGAAATCATTGAAAACGAACTCGCCGAATATGGCGGGCTCGAAGATCGCCCACGCATTATTGCTCTCAACAAAATCGATCTCCCTGATGGCGCAGCAATGGCCGACATGGTTGCACAGACACTTCGCGATCGCGGGTATGAGGTCTATCCAGTCTCCGCTGCATCGCATGCCGGATTGCGCGATCTAACTTTCGCCATGGCGCGCGTCATTCAGAAGAATCGAGCCGCCGCCGCGACGGAAGAACGGACACGAATTGTTCTGCGTCCAGTCTCCGTTGATGACTCCGGTTTCGTTGTCATTCCAAATGAAGACGGCTCTTTCTCCATCACGGGCACGAAGATTCTTCGCTGGGTCCGTCAGACCAACTTTAAAAATGCTGAAGCCATTGGCTACCTTGCAGATCGCATGGCGATACTTGGTGTCGAGCGCGAACTTCTCAAGAAAGGCGCAGTCGCCGGAAGTGAAGTACGCGTTGGAGAAGGCGATGACGCTGTTATCTTTGACTGGGAACCAACGATTGAATCGGGCGCCGAACTCCTGGGTGCGCGAGGTCAAGATGAGCGATTTGATTCTGTGTGGCGCGGATATGAGAAGGTCCAAGACCAACTCAGCGATGAAGAACTCGCCCGTCAGTGGGAATTTGCCATTGACGATCCCCGCACTCCGGTATTGAAGTCGGAATTGGAAATGGACGCGGAAGATGTGGCCGAGGCGACTGCTGATTCAGAAGAAGATTCAGAGGTTGAGGAAAGCCGATGAGTCGCGGGCATATCTCCAAGGCTAAGAGAATTGTCATTAAGGTGGGTTCATCTTCGCTGACGGGAAAGGCTGGGTCAGAATTAGACCCAACTGCCGTAGATCGCCTGGTTGATCTCGTGGCAACTTGTCGCGAAAGAGGTGCCGAAGTTGTCCTAGTTTCATCTGGTGCCATTGCTACCGGACTTGCTCCACTGGGGCTCAAGGCCAGACCCAGAGACTTAGCAACGCAGCAGGCCGCCGCCGCGGTCGGACAGGGTCTGCTGCTGCACCGCTATACGGAGAGTTTCGCACGCTACCAAACAACGGCTGCCCAAATCCTTCTGACCACCCAGGATGTCATCCATCGCTCTCATTACAAGAATGCCCAGCGCACTCTTTATCGTTTGCTCGCCCTCGGCGTTGTTCCAATCATCAATGAGAATGACACAGTTGGCACGCAGGAAATTCGCTTCGGAGACAATGATCGACTTGCCGCTCTGGTTTCACTCGTCATTGGGGCCGATCTACTTGTTCTGATCTCCGACATTGACGCTCTCTATGACGCGCCTCCAACAAAAGTTGGAGCACAACGGATCAGCGAGGTTGAGTCCGTCACCGATATTGACGACGCAACAATAGGCGGAGTCGGCGCCGCCGGAGTCGGAAGCGGGGGAATGGTCACCAAAGTCGAAGCCGCCCGTATTTCGACTAGTGCAGGTATCCCAATGCTCCTCACTTCTCTTGCGCAATCGAAGAGAGCACTCGATGGTGAAGATGTGGGCACTTACTTCCATGCACAGCACTCCAAAACAAATTCACGTTTACTCTGGCTCGCACACGCCTCCACGCCCAATGGTCGCCTGACTGTCGATGCTGGAGCAGTCACGGCTCTAATCGAGCGGGGCGTCTCACTTCTTCCCGCTGGCGTTACTGGGGTCGAAGGGGAATTCAGTGCGGGTGATGCCGTGGAAATCGCAACCCAAGATGGACGCGTTATTGCACGCGGCCTGGTCGCTTTTGATTCTGTGGAAATTCCTCAGATGCTGGGACGTTCAACGAAGGAACTTGCCAAGGAATTGGGCGCCGAATACGAACGCGAACTCATTCATAGGGATGATCTAGTTCTTCTCTAGCTTTTGCAAATGTGGGCTGCCACTCTCATTTTCTTCACTACTCAAATGCGCCTCTTACTAGACTTTTTGTCACGGCAAAGTCGTGTTGAGGAGTGGCAATGGAAGGTTCGCGTCGCCGAAGGTTCTCCATATTCGCAATTGTTTTCGTGCTTATCGGCCTCAGCGGGGTTAATATCTCTGGCGCTGCTACTTCCAAATACTCGCTTCCTTCGGCCCCGACAAATGTCACCGCCGTAGGTGGATTGAATAGCGCGACATTGAAGTGGAAAGCGCCTGCGACGAATGGCGGCAGGGCTATTACTTCGTACAGGATTACCTACAACCCCGGTAAGAAAGTTTACGTTTGTAAGAGTTCGGCCACGACATGCAAAGTTCCTATCGCAAATCCCAACAAGCCAAGCAGCAAACCGGCACCGGTCTGGTTCTATTTCACTGTGGCGGCGGTGAATTCAGTTGGAACCGGGCCCGATTCAATCGTGGGATTTGCGCGCGTACTTGTTCGTTTTCGGGCGACAAAATATATCGCGCCCAAGTATGCGAGCCCTACTCCTACAGCGACGACCGCGCCTTTGCCGACAGCGACCCCAACTCAGTTTCCACAGCGTCCTGGCATCACAGCATTCGATGGGAAGTACGTTGGCACTGCCATTGTGACGGTGACTCAGAACGACAATGTAATCTCCTTACTTTCCTCAACGCTCAACACCTCTAACACTGTCCTCAATGGCGACATCATTGGAACCGCCGATATCTGGAAGATCAACGGCTATGTCACTGATGTGTCCGGTGTCGCCACAGTCACTGCTTCAAACTCGATATACGGAGCAATGACCTTTACAGTGACGTTTGTATCTGATCCAGTGACGCATGTGGTGAAGGGAACTGGAAAGGGAACCAACACCGTCGAATATCCGGGTTTGGGCACCGTCAAAGTGGTCTTCGACTTCAGCATCTCCAACGCCGCCTAGGACCAAATGCAAATTTGGGCTTAGTACGCTGCCGTCGCGACATCGTGCAGAACCCCTGCAGTCAGTTCTTCATTATTTCCATTATCAGTTGGCTCATCACTTAGTTTCACAATTACCATGTGAGTACTGGGCTGAATGAAGATGTACTGGCCGTGTAGCCCCAAGAGCATCGACGATCCCGCAAAGGGATGCCACATCTGTGCGCCATATCCCCAGCCGTGATCTAGAGTTGTTGCGGCAGTAGTGAGGCGATTCATCCAAGCCGCATTGATCAAGTTGGCATTTCCCACTTTACCTGCGCCGTTATTGAGAACTAGCGCGCCAATACGTGCCCAGTCTCGTGCTGTGGCATTGAAACAGCAGAAAGTCTTCTCTAGACCTCCCACATGGTCCACGTTCCAGAACGCACTCTGCTCGGCACCGATGGGCTGCCAGACATGTTGGCTGAAGTAATCGGAGACACTCATACCGGTGACTTTCTTGATGATGAAACCGAGCATTTGCGTATCAACGCTTCGGTACTCGGATTGGGTTCCTGGATCCCAATTCATCTTTCGGTTGTGCTCCATAAAGAAATTGAGGTCGGTGGTCGCATACATCTGCGCAATGGCCACACCCCAGCCGGAGGGACCACTTGGATAATTGTCACTCACGCCGACACCGGATTGCATATCGAGAAGGCTCTGAATAGTGACCGTGTCGAAACTTCCACCAGTTTTGAATTCGGGGAAGTACTGAACAAAGGTGTCAGATTCTTTGATCTTTCCTTCTGCGATAAGTTGGCCGATCATGATGGAAGTCAAGGTCTTAGCCATTGAGTACGAAGGGAGCTTGCTCAGTGCGTTTATCGACTTGCCGTACCACTCATAGGTAATCACGCCATCGCGCACCACTAGAAAAGCAGTAGTTGAGGTAGTTGCCAGGAAATCCTTGAAAGAAATATTCACCCCATCCCAATTGACGCTTGCAGGCATAGACCCTTCTGCCGAACTCCACAGAACAGGCTTGGTCGCAGGATCGACAATATGAAATGGCATCAGAGTCGGCGTCTTGGAGGCCGGAGCAATTCCCAATCGAATAGCGGCGATAGGTTCGGGGTAGTGGATTATCCGAGTCGCGCTGAAGAGAAGGATGTAGAAGGCAAGGAGTCCGATGACTAGATTTAGAACGAAGCGAAATAAGGTGCGCACCTGTGAATCCTAAGCCCGTATAGGCTTGCCTTTATGGATGCCGCAACGCTGATCTCCGACCTTGCCACTCGTGCCCGACTTGCTGCCCGCACTCTCACAACTGCATCGGGATTAGAGCGAGAGGCAGCCCTACTCGCCATTGCCGATGAAATCGAGAGCAGAAGCGAAGAGATCCTTGCTGCTAATGAAGAAGATATGGCTCGTGGTCGCGCCGAAGAGATGCACCCGCAACTTCTTGACCGGTTGCTCCTCACCCCACAAAGGATCCGCGATATTGCAAAGGGCGCACGCCAAGTCGCCAATCTTCCCGATCCACTCGGAATAACCCTGCGCGAATCCACCCTTCCCAATGGACTTCACCTCAAGCAGGTCACAGTTCCATTCGGGGTTGTCGGCATGGTTTATGAAGCTCGCCCCAATGTCACAGTCGATGCCGCTGTCATCCTTCTCATGTCCGGCAACGCCGCACTTCTCCGTGGTTCATCCAGCGCATCCTCCAGCAATGAAGCACTCGTCAACATAATGCGCGATGCCCTTGCCAAGACAAATATCTCTCCTGATGTCATCCAACTTGTCCCTTCCTACGATCGCGAAACCGTCCACGCTCTCCTGCACGCCCGTGGCAAAGTAGATCTGGTCATCCCACGCGGAAGCGCGGGGCTTATCCGCATGGTTGTTGATGACTCCACGGTTCCAACTATCGAAACTGGCGCCGGTGTCTGCCATGTTTACGTTGACGAATTCGCTGACCTCGAAAAAGCAATTCCAATCCTTCTCAATTCCAAAACCCATCGCCCAAGTGTCTGCAACGCTGCCGAGACCCTTCTCGTTCACAGTTCAATCGCCGACAAGTTCCTCCCGATGGCACTCATAGCGTTGTCTGAAGCGGGGGTTGTTCTTCACTCTGACGAGAAGGCACTAAAGATCGCAGACTCCATTCACATCGCCTCGTCATTAGCAACGGATGAGAATTGGCAGACCGAGTACGGCGTTCTTGAAATGAACATCGGCGTCGTTGATTCCGTCGATGAAGCCATCGACCACATTGCCAAGTACGGAACTCAGCACACCGAAGCAATCGTCACCGAATCAGAAGCCGCCGCGAACCGATTCATCGCGCTCTCCGATTGCGCTGCCGTCATGGTCAATACTTCAACGCGATTTACCGACGGCGAACAGATGGGCTTTGGCGCCGAAATCGGCATCTCCAACCAGAAACTCCACGCTCGTGGTCCAATGGGTCTAGAAGCAATGACCACGACCACCTGGATCGTGAAGGGCGACGGCCAGATTCGAAGTTAGATGTAAATGAGATTTACGCGATCCCTTTCGGATGTGATGTTAAAAGGGATCAGATCCCATTGAGGAGTACCAGAAAAGAAACCTTTGATGAATGAGCGACTGGCTTCGCTAAACCCAGTGATGATGTCGCGGCGCAGCGCCTCTCGGACTTGTACGAGTTCATCAATGATCTCCGCGGGATCAAGAAGCATTGCGGATACATCAATTGCGAAGATTTCTGATGACATTGGATTTAGTGAACGGAGTTTTGGCTCCAATACGGTTCCGCGAAACACAGTGTTAATCTCAATTTTTACTTGAGTCGAACCGTTGGTGATTAACAACTGTGATTCATTGACGTCCTCCGCAATAGCACGGTGGACACGTAGCCCCATACCCTCCGAAGTTTGTGCGATCTTGCTGACTTCATCGTTGATCGCGAGCAAAGCTTCATCACGTGTTATACCGATCGGAAGAAACACGGCATCAATGTCGACGGACAACCGCGGCATGTCATCGAGATACAGATTGATTGCGGTGCCGCCCTTGAGTGCCAATTGGCCACTTTCGAAAACACTCGGCAGAACCTGTAAGAGTAGGCGGACCGCGTTAACGTATTCGGTTTGCATCATGCGGGAAGCACCAACTTCGTACCGTCAGCGAGTTTCCCTATCCATCGCGACGAACTTCCTGTTGGAAGTATGTATTTGGCACGTAATTGCTCGACATTTATATTGTCAGCTTCATGACCCCACATCAGGAATAGGCGGACTGTTCGCACATTCGTGCATCCTTCAAGCAATTCGCCAGCATGTTTTACTCGCATACCCTTCGTTGCGAAGAACAGGTGTCGAGCTTCTTCCAAATCCACTTCTGTTTTGATATCTCGCAGAAGTTCAAGCAGGGCACGCTCGCGCGCGGATACTTTCACGTGTGGTGTTAACTCTGGTGGCGTGAATAATCCTCGACCCGCTACCTTGTTGTTAAGAAGTGACCAAGACCGGTAGTTAGATGGAAACTGGCTTACAAACCAACTTGGCAATGTGGTTTTTTCCTCGCCCCATAAGGTTAAGGTTTCAACTGTCGATAGATAGTGGGTCACTCCCTGCCACGCTAAGGCAGTCTTCCCTCCCACGTGTAGCCCAATGATGCGTTCTTGCAGGAATAGTAGGCATTGGTCTCGATCAAGACGCCCGCCTGGAAATGCGTAAACTCCGGGTCCTAATCGAGTGAGCCACCCAGTACGCGAATAATGAGCGGCGAGGGCGCCCGAGACTCTGTGGTTGGCCAGGGTCTTGAGGTCCAGTGGTTGATCATGGCGAACTGAGCGAAGAAGTCCGTTGATTAGAAAATTGCTCTCTATGTCAGCCACTTTCGAAAAATACACCCTTTTTTAATCATTTTCAACCTTTAGCCTGAGGCTTTTGAACTTACTGAGCGTGTTAGAAGACCTTGGCTGATTCCTTGCATACGGTGGCCGCAAGGGCAGCCCAGAGTAGGTTACAGTTATTGCAGATGACAGTTATTACACTTGGAGATGCTATGGCAAGTCCATCTGCCGTAACTCAGGTTACGGCCAATAAAAGTGAACGAGAGAATGCCACAGAAGTATTAGCTTTTTTCGCTTCGCATGGAACTAACGTAAAAATTGTCGCAAAGGATGGATCCTCGCTCAAATTAAGTCGTGCGCTGACAGAAGTATTGGAAAGTGCGGCAGATCTTGTCGAACGCACAGGCCAAGTACATCTTGATAATGCAGAGTCTCAGTGGCTCAGTCCAAACGATGCTGCTGCACTGCTCGGCATTAGTCGGCCCACTGTTCTTAAAATGATCGACGAAGGTCTCATGCAAGCAGAGAATGTGCCGGGTAGCAGCGCCCATAGACGCTTACTTAGATCAAGTGTTGAGTCATTCAAGGTCGAACGCGATGTATTTCACGGACAAATGAATAAGGCGGCTGAACAGGCAATCAAGACAGGTCTCTTTTCTCGGGCTGCCAGGAAACATTGACGGCAATTGAGTCCAATGAATTAACTAACTGAATTAATTAAGTAATAGTCAAAACTGTCCCTGTCATCCGTTCGCTTCTTTGGAACAGACAGTTAGGGGTTTGAATCCCATCGTGTATCTGGTACAAAATCTCGTACCAGATGCTAGGGTTCTCTCTTGGGTAAGAAAAGGAGCACATCATGGTCATAACTGCCTCGGAAGCTCGGGCACAACTCTTTCCACTAATCGAACAGGTTAACAACGACAGTATGCCAATTACCATCACATCAAAGAAGGGCAACGCCGTCTTGGTCTCGGAGAGCGAATGGGAATCAATGATCGAGACAATGTATTTACTTAGAACCCCAACCAACCGAGAGCGCCTTGCCAGAAGTCGCGCTGATGTCGCAGCGGGAAGGTTGATTGAATTTACGCTGCCACTTTCCAGCGCTTCTCGGGTAAAAAACAAAGTCACTAAAAGCAAGAAAGTGACGACCCCTACGAAAGCAACTAAGAAAGTAACAAATAAAAAAGTTTCCTCTTAATGCCAAAGGAGCCATCACTCAGGAAACTTAAACTTTCAGAAGATGCCTGGGAAGACTTAAAGTTTTGGGAAAGTACCAGTCCAAAAACAGTTGAACGTATTAATGCGTTGGTTGATTCAATTATGAAAAGTCCAAGTACAGGAATCGGTAAACCAGAGAAACTTAAATATGAACTTTCAGGAACGTGGTCTAGGCGCATTAACCACAAAGACCGAATTGTTTACCAAGTTGAGGATGAAACGCTAATTATTTTGCATCTTCGAGACCACTACTAGTTGAATGAGGTTCCCCGAAGATAAGGCGCAATCACGATGGCTCTTTTTGGTTTATTGAAGTATTTACAAAAAGTCGCCAACGGCTGATTCTTTTCCCACTCTTAGTTTGCCCTGGGTCTAAATGGCTGACCAGATAGTCATGATCAAGAAACTTTATTTTGGATGCCCTAACTCGATTAGTTGTTTTCACCACAGTTGGTCTAAAGACTTGCTCGGTGAGAGCCCAGTGCCTTGCTGCGGTCCACCCCGAGAAGTAACAGGGTGACCAAAC comes from Candidatus Paceibacterota bacterium and encodes:
- a CDS encoding Rne/Rng family ribonuclease — protein: MAIEPKTPRKRAAKKATAVVSTDTGEIATKKTPVKKSAAAIPVPMFQAAPVAQAKPARVSRAKAATEESAPESVVKKATSRKKAVPAVIPVATEPEAASSADSEGRGRRRRRGGRGRRRPNELDVESTESDVGDSESEKSATHRRRRRRSSTDGVTPGETVEEDGVITVVKVREPREPREVRERPARGAARDRAPRRTREARSEYREPYRKRGTIITEGEFLARRENVDREMLVRQIGDRTQICVIEDKVMVEHYVNRHTNVSYVGNVYLGRVQNVLPSMEAAFVDIGKGRNAVLYAAEVNWDAAGISDSQPRKIEMVLKTGQPVLVQVTKDPIGQKGARLTSQISLPGRYLVYVPGGGMSGISRRLPEPERARLKTILKAVVPDEAGVIVRTAAEGTSDAEIEADVARLKTQWDDIVAKSENPNFHAPALLYSEPDLAVRVIRDIFNEDFRKLTIQGNDAWEEINNYLGFIAPELTSKIEKWTGLGDLFTDYRVDEQLAKAFDRKVYLPSGGSLVIDRTEAMIVIDVNTGKFIGKGGSLEETVTKNNLEAAEEISRQLRLRDLGGIIVIDFIDMILESNRELVLRRLVECLGRDRTKHQVAEVTSLGLVQMTRKRVGQGLIEAFSTPCETCGGRGIHIQTDPVKARPSLPFGGQNGLGDVHDAIEHEVTEMEEVELEVESGEDYEASGESETAEMPHVVTPEPAKGRRRRRAASSGVITPGA
- the rplU gene encoding 50S ribosomal protein L21 → MYAIVKAGGRQEKVAVGDTVTVDRIDAAAGSTVTFPAVLVVDGATVTTDPKVLSGVKVMAEIVDETKGKKIDILRYKNKTGYRRRQGFRSKNTRVLITAINGMN
- the rpmA gene encoding 50S ribosomal protein L27, giving the protein MASKKGVSSTRNGRDSNAQYLGIKRFGGQVVKNGEILVRQRGTHFHPGANVGRGKDDTLFAMAAGAVEFGRARGRRVVNVVPVA
- the obgE gene encoding GTPase ObgE, whose product is MTTFVDQVTLFASAGKGGDGCVSVHREKFKPLGGPDGGNGGRGGDIKLIVDPNVTTLLDYHHSPHRKATSGRAGYGDRKDGPAGEDLTLKVPNGTVVFDDKGNQLADLVGNGTVFIAAQGGHGGLGNLALASSKRRAPGFALLGEPGEERKLILELKSVADIALVGYPSAGKSSLIAAMSKARPKIADYPFTTLIPNLGVVEAGETRFTVADVPGLIPGASQGKGLGHEFLRHVERCAALVQVLDCGTLETDRNPIQDLEIIENELAEYGGLEDRPRIIALNKIDLPDGAAMADMVAQTLRDRGYEVYPVSAASHAGLRDLTFAMARVIQKNRAAAATEERTRIVLRPVSVDDSGFVVIPNEDGSFSITGTKILRWVRQTNFKNAEAIGYLADRMAILGVERELLKKGAVAGSEVRVGEGDDAVIFDWEPTIESGAELLGARGQDERFDSVWRGYEKVQDQLSDEELARQWEFAIDDPRTPVLKSELEMDAEDVAEATADSEEDSEVEESR
- the proB gene encoding glutamate 5-kinase, producing the protein MSRGHISKAKRIVIKVGSSSLTGKAGSELDPTAVDRLVDLVATCRERGAEVVLVSSGAIATGLAPLGLKARPRDLATQQAAAAVGQGLLLHRYTESFARYQTTAAQILLTTQDVIHRSHYKNAQRTLYRLLALGVVPIINENDTVGTQEIRFGDNDRLAALVSLVIGADLLVLISDIDALYDAPPTKVGAQRISEVESVTDIDDATIGGVGAAGVGSGGMVTKVEAARISTSAGIPMLLTSLAQSKRALDGEDVGTYFHAQHSKTNSRLLWLAHASTPNGRLTVDAGAVTALIERGVSLLPAGVTGVEGEFSAGDAVEIATQDGRVIARGLVAFDSVEIPQMLGRSTKELAKELGAEYERELIHRDDLVLL
- a CDS encoding fibronectin type III domain-containing protein, producing MEGSRRRRFSIFAIVFVLIGLSGVNISGAATSKYSLPSAPTNVTAVGGLNSATLKWKAPATNGGRAITSYRITYNPGKKVYVCKSSATTCKVPIANPNKPSSKPAPVWFYFTVAAVNSVGTGPDSIVGFARVLVRFRATKYIAPKYASPTPTATTAPLPTATPTQFPQRPGITAFDGKYVGTAIVTVTQNDNVISLLSSTLNTSNTVLNGDIIGTADIWKINGYVTDVSGVATVTASNSIYGAMTFTVTFVSDPVTHVVKGTGKGTNTVEYPGLGTVKVVFDFSISNAA
- a CDS encoding serine hydrolase — encoded protein: MRTLFRFVLNLVIGLLAFYILLFSATRIIHYPEPIAAIRLGIAPASKTPTLMPFHIVDPATKPVLWSSAEGSMPASVNWDGVNISFKDFLATTSTTAFLVVRDGVITYEWYGKSINALSKLPSYSMAKTLTSIMIGQLIAEGKIKESDTFVQYFPEFKTGGSFDTVTIQSLLDMQSGVGVSDNYPSGPSGWGVAIAQMYATTDLNFFMEHNRKMNWDPGTQSEYRSVDTQMLGFIIKKVTGMSVSDYFSQHVWQPIGAEQSAFWNVDHVGGLEKTFCCFNATARDWARIGALVLNNGAGKVGNANLINAAWMNRLTTAATTLDHGWGYGAQMWHPFAGSSMLLGLHGQYIFIQPSTHMVIVKLSDEPTDNGNNEELTAGVLHDVATAAY
- a CDS encoding glutamate-5-semialdehyde dehydrogenase — protein: MDAATLISDLATRARLAARTLTTASGLEREAALLAIADEIESRSEEILAANEEDMARGRAEEMHPQLLDRLLLTPQRIRDIAKGARQVANLPDPLGITLRESTLPNGLHLKQVTVPFGVVGMVYEARPNVTVDAAVILLMSGNAALLRGSSSASSSNEALVNIMRDALAKTNISPDVIQLVPSYDRETVHALLHARGKVDLVIPRGSAGLIRMVVDDSTVPTIETGAGVCHVYVDEFADLEKAIPILLNSKTHRPSVCNAAETLLVHSSIADKFLPMALIALSEAGVVLHSDEKALKIADSIHIASSLATDENWQTEYGVLEMNIGVVDSVDEAIDHIAKYGTQHTEAIVTESEAAANRFIALSDCAAVMVNTSTRFTDGEQMGFGAEIGISNQKLHARGPMGLEAMTTTTWIVKGDGQIRS
- a CDS encoding nucleotidyl transferase AbiEii/AbiGii toxin family protein: MMQTEYVNAVRLLLQVLPSVFESGQLALKGGTAINLYLDDMPRLSVDIDAVFLPIGITRDEALLAINDEVSKIAQTSEGMGLRVHRAIAEDVNESQLLITNGSTQVKIEINTVFRGTVLEPKLRSLNPMSSEIFAIDVSAMLLDPAEIIDELVQVREALRRDIITGFSEASRSFIKGFFSGTPQWDLIPFNITSERDRVNLIYI